One genomic window of Gossypium hirsutum isolate 1008001.06 chromosome D11, Gossypium_hirsutum_v2.1, whole genome shotgun sequence includes the following:
- the LOC107911245 gene encoding chromatin structure-remodeling complex protein SYD has protein sequence MICIDNSEWMRNDDYSLSRFEAQARAHRLGQKKDVLVLRFETVQTVEEQVRASAEHKLAVANQSITVGFFDNNTSAEDCREYLGSLLWECKKEEVWFCVFASIR, from the exons ATGATATGCATTGATAACTCAGAATGGATGCGAAACGACGATTATTCTCTGTCTCGATTTGAAGCACAAGCAAGAGCTCATAGGCTAGGCCAGAAGAAGGATGTACTTGTTTTACGTTTTGAAACA GTTCAAACTGTTGAAGAACAAGTCAGAGCTTCTGCTGAACACAAATTGGCAGTTGCTAATCAGAGTATCACTGTCGGTTTCTTCGATAATAATACAAG TGCTGAAGATTGTAGGGAGTATTTAGGGTCCCTCTTGTGGGAGTGTAAGAAAGAGGAAGTTTGGTTCTGTGTTTTTGCTTCAATAAGGTAG
- the LOC107912017 gene encoding GATA transcription factor 5, producing MDAFYHHSMLYQTHHHPFFFKFPPLASTTPLLLSSSLQEMECVEAALKTSFRKEMALKSSPQAFLEDIWVVNNGQNGVSCDDFSVDDLFDFTHEEGFLEQQHEDEEEEEEQVPVSSSHKRQKLSQEHHFSNDTINFDYSSLSTNELAVPADDVANLEWLSHFVEDSFSEYSAAAYPAGMLTEKPNLPDHKLPKPEKPVTTCFKTRVPGKARSKRSRTGGRVWCLVASPPFTESSSSSSSSSSSSPSASSPWFLCSGSTLELSESLSMEKKHKKRPATESTIGNGTQPTRRCSHCGVTKTPQWRAGPMGVKTLCNACGVRFKSGRLLPEYRPACSPTFSSELHSNHHRKVLEMRRKREAPGEAEPGSVPTSVPSFG from the exons ATGGATGCTTTCTATCATCATTCAATGCTTTACCAAACTCACCACCATCCTTTCTTCTTCAAATTTCCTCCTCTAGCTTCTACCACCCCTTTGCTATTATCCTCCTCTCTTCAG GAAATGGAATGCGTTGAAGCAGCTTTGAAGACCAGTTTTAGGAAGGAGATGGCTTTGAAATCAAGTCCCCAAGCGTTTCTTGAGGATATTTGGGTTGTAAATAATGGACAAAATGGAGTCTCTTGTGATGATTTTTCTGTAGACGACCTGTTTGACTTCACTCACGAAGAGGGTTTCCTTGAACAACAacatgaagatgaagaagaagaagaagaacaagtACCAGTTTCTTCTTCGCATAAGAGACAAAAGCTAAGCCAAGAGCACCATTTTTCTAACGATACTATCAATTTTGATTACAGTTCCTTATCCACCAACGAGCTCGCCGTTCCG GCGGATGACGTCGCTAACCTTGAATGGTTGTCTCATTTCGTTGAGGATTCCTTCTCGGAATACTCTGCGGCAGCGTATCCCGCCGGAATGTTAACGGAAAAGCCCAATTTACCAGACCACAAATTGCCTAAACCCGAGAAACCAGTTACGACATGTTTCAAAACTCGTGTTCCAGGCAAAGCCAGAAGCAAGCGCAGTCGAACTGGTGGTCGAGTTTGGTGCCTTGTCGCTTCCCCTCCTTTTACAGAATCATCTTCAAGCTCCTCATCGTCATCCTCCTCTAGCCCTTCGGCTTCAAGCCCTTGGTTCCTTTGTTCAGGTTCAACCTTAGAACTATCCGAATCGCTTTCAATGGAGAAGAAGCATAAGAAGAGACCGGCAACCGAGTCAACCATTGGAAATGGGACCCAGCCAACGCGTAGGTGCAGTCATTGTGGAGTTACAAAGACGCCACAATGGAGAGCTGGTCCAATGGGAGTTAAGACTTTGTGCAACGCTTGCGGGGTGAGGTTCAAATCGGGTCGGCTTTTACCCGAGTACAGACCAGCTTGTAGCCCGACATTTTCAAGCGAGTTACACTCGAACCATCATCGGAAAGTGCTTGAGATGCGACGTAAGAGAGAAGCTCCGGGTGAGGCGGAACCCGGTTCAGTTCCTACTTCTGTTCCCAGTTTTGGATAA